From the genome of Flavobacteriales bacterium:
GCCCATTTTACCGTATCCAGAAAGGGCGATTTTCATTTTTAGGTGGGTTGAGGGCAAATTTAGCCTTTTATCTGAGTCTCAATGTTAACGCCAGAACAGGTGTTGGCATACCATTGGGGCCAACCTGCTGAAAGGAGGGTCTCACTTTGAATGAGAGGTCATCGCTCACATCAAAATTTTTCAGGTGTGCATCTACCGCAGCATCAATGATGTTCAATGCATAGAACGCTCCCGTAAAGATGAGCGACAGATCGCGGTTACGCTGATACTTATCGACCAACTGACGGAGGTTGGCATCCGAATATTTCCCCACAAACTGGTCGGTTGTGTTCGGGTCATCATCAATGCGTATCAGATACGCTTGCTTGTAGGTACGGCATCTCATATCATTGAAAACCGCGCTGTAGATCAGCCCACCGAATGCTCCGTAAATGATCGGCACTTTCCACCATTTGCCATTGTAAACCTGTCCGAGACCTGGCAAGGCTGCGCTCATAATGGTCGCCTTCTTGGGCGAATGTTTCTTTTTGATGATCGTTGAATCGGCCAGTTCCGTCTTTGCCACCGCAAGGGTGTCCTTTTTCTGGGCAAAGCTCTCCGATACCGATAAGATCGTGATAAGAAAAAATGGTATGAGATACCGATTCAAAAAACGCGTGTTGGTTACGGCCAAAGGTCCAAAATGGAGAGAACGCGCTTTAGCTCCTTTTCATTGTCGAACGGGATGGAAATTGTTCCTTTTCCCTTCGCATTCACCCTCAAACCGACCTCTGTGTTCAGTTGCTGACGGATGTTGTCCTTGATGCGTTGGAACTCAATCGGCAGCTCTTTCTTCTCCGTCTTTCCAGACTGTTTCACACGCTTGGAAGCCTCTTCAGTTGCACGAACCGAAAGTCCACCTTTCACAATCTCTTTGAAAAGCTCCAACTGTTCGTTCTCATCATCAATGTTGATGATGGCACGCGCATGTCCCATCGTCAGCACCTTATCCATAAGGGCTTTCTGGATCTGCGCTGGCAGTTTTAGCAAACGCAGATAGTTGGTGATGGTGGAACGGTTCTTCCCTACTCTCTCGCCCAACGCCTCTTGCGTCAGGTTGCATTCATCGATCAAACGCTGATAGGAGATCGCCACTTCAATGGCATCGAGGTCATCTCGCTGGATGTTCTCCACCAGCGCCATTTCGAGCATGGTCTGGTCGTTGGCCACACGAACGTATGCAGGTACTTGCGTCAATCCGGCCAATTGTGAAGCGCGGAATCTCCGCTCACCAGAGATCAATTGGTATTTGTTCGGGCGCACCTTGCGAACCGTTAACGGTTGAATGATGCCCAACTGACTGATGGAAGCAGCCAGCTCATCCAGTTTCTCCTGATCGAAACGGGTACGCGGCTGAAACGGATTCGCCTCAATTTCCGCAACTGGAATCTCGCTGATGGAACCCGTAGGAACTTCTCCCGAAACCGAACGCTCCAATTTGTCCGCACCGCTGTTCTCCAGCAGCGCACCTAAGCCTCTACCCAACGCACTCTTCTTCGCCATCAGTTCAGAATTTTCTCACTTTCCTTCAAACGGGTCATGCCGTTCTTCTGCAGAATCTCTCTTGCCAAGTTCAGGTAATTGCTTGCTCCTTTCGAAGCCGCATCGTGCATAATGATGGTCTTGCCGTGGCTTGGCGCTTCGCCCAACTTGGTGTTTCGCGCAATTACGGTATCGAACACCAACTGCTGAAAGTGCATCTTCACTTCTTCCACCACTTGATTGGCCAAGCGCAAACGCTGATCGTACATGGTCAGCAGCAGCCCTTCCATCTCCAGATCGGGGTTCAA
Proteins encoded in this window:
- a CDS encoding ParB/RepB/Spo0J family partition protein, giving the protein MAKKSALGRGLGALLENSGADKLERSVSGEVPTGSISEIPVAEIEANPFQPRTRFDQEKLDELAASISQLGIIQPLTVRKVRPNKYQLISGERRFRASQLAGLTQVPAYVRVANDQTMLEMALVENIQRDDLDAIEVAISYQRLIDECNLTQEALGERVGKNRSTITNYLRLLKLPAQIQKALMDKVLTMGHARAIINIDDENEQLELFKEIVKGGLSVRATEEASKRVKQSGKTEKKELPIEFQRIKDNIRQQLNTEVGLRVNAKGKGTISIPFDNEKELKRVLSILDLWP